A single region of the Myxococcales bacterium genome encodes:
- a CDS encoding MBL fold metallo-hydrolase yields MRVHHLNCGTMCPLAGGAIGSGTGLRRGLMVCHCLVVETPRDGLVLVDTGWGTSECRDPSLLPGYFRRLTGPTLSLAETAVEQLPRLGFTAADVRHVVVTHLDLDHAGGLVDFPRATVHLHQRELDAATARATRAERKRYLPHQWAHQPRWSPVAETGDTWRDLPAARKLPGLDADIALLPMHGHTRGHSAIVVGTGDGWLVHAGDAYFHHDELTTGRAPFGLRAFQSIIQVDGRARHASQAALRRLKAAHADVTIISAHDPAELSPFQTA; encoded by the coding sequence ATGCGCGTCCACCACCTCAACTGCGGCACGATGTGTCCTCTCGCCGGCGGCGCGATCGGGTCCGGCACCGGGCTGCGCCGCGGGCTCATGGTCTGCCACTGCCTCGTGGTCGAGACCCCGCGCGACGGGCTCGTGCTCGTCGACACCGGCTGGGGCACGTCGGAGTGCCGCGATCCGTCACTCCTGCCGGGGTACTTCCGCCGGCTGACCGGGCCGACCTTGAGCCTGGCCGAGACCGCGGTCGAGCAGCTCCCGCGGCTGGGCTTCACCGCCGCCGACGTCCGCCACGTGGTCGTCACCCACCTCGATCTCGATCACGCCGGCGGCCTGGTCGACTTCCCGCGGGCGACCGTGCACCTGCACCAGCGCGAGCTCGACGCCGCCACCGCCCGGGCCACCCGGGCCGAGCGCAAGCGCTACCTGCCGCACCAGTGGGCCCACCAGCCGCGCTGGAGCCCGGTCGCGGAGACCGGCGACACCTGGCGCGACCTGCCGGCCGCGCGCAAGCTGCCCGGCCTCGACGCCGACATCGCGCTCCTGCCGATGCACGGGCACACCCGCGGCCACTCGGCGATCGTGGTCGGCACCGGCGACGGCTGGCTGGTCCACGCCGGCGACGCCTACTTCCACCACGACGAGCTCACCACCGGCCGCGCCCCGTTCGGCCTCCGCGCCTTCCAGTCGATCATCCAGGTCGACGGTCGCGCCCGCCACGCCTCCCAGGCCGCGCTCCGCCGCCTCAAGGCCGCCCACGCCGACGTCACCATCATCTCGGCCCACGACCCCGCCGAGCTGTCGCCGTTCCAGACGGCCTAG
- a CDS encoding DUF362 domain-containing protein — MRIPAEPRVIIRACKDYDVEQLRRIYREGLEELTLRPFGRTLVKPNLVAAGEMFPYAFTRPECGEAMLKALRDVGAGSMEELAVGERCGITVPTRLAFEQSGWDDAIARVGEVKRYCFEETQQVEIPLSHPTRLRDYLFTPEPVARADFFVNMPKFKAHPWTTVTFSMKNYIGIQDDRHRLIDHDHKLNEKIADLQYIIQPQFIAIDAITAGEGRMLTPTPFDLGLIIMGNSQVAFDAVCAAIIGLDPRSIDHVRLAEDNGFGTTDLAKIKITGDVTFEEARAKAAGFKVGLIRVEKYFEGTSITAYAGPPPEPEHSDYCWGGCPGAIEEAIEILRVYDAETDAKMPRMHVVFGKYDGPIAAGPGEKVIFIGDCAEWSGQLQGKLVQIRSKYQDRSTLDPHHAHHDDIFAKLATTTAKTAATRNDSHMRLEGCPVSVAEQVLALVSVGGLKNPYTDPRQVSTFARGYLGWRSRVFLNRLQRKHYQENGSFAARGQAAPEMARTTGKP, encoded by the coding sequence ATGCGCATCCCCGCCGAGCCGCGCGTCATCATCCGCGCCTGCAAGGACTACGACGTCGAGCAGCTCCGCCGCATCTACCGCGAGGGGCTCGAGGAGCTGACCCTGCGGCCGTTCGGGCGGACCCTGGTCAAGCCCAACCTGGTCGCGGCCGGCGAGATGTTCCCGTACGCGTTCACGCGGCCGGAGTGCGGCGAGGCCATGCTCAAGGCCCTGCGCGACGTCGGCGCCGGCTCGATGGAGGAGCTCGCCGTCGGCGAGCGCTGCGGCATCACCGTGCCGACCCGGCTGGCGTTCGAGCAGTCGGGCTGGGACGACGCGATCGCCCGGGTCGGCGAGGTCAAGCGCTACTGCTTCGAGGAGACCCAGCAGGTCGAGATCCCGCTGTCGCACCCGACCCGGCTGCGCGACTACCTGTTCACGCCCGAGCCGGTGGCCCGCGCCGACTTCTTCGTGAACATGCCCAAGTTCAAGGCGCACCCGTGGACGACGGTGACGTTCTCGATGAAGAACTACATCGGCATCCAGGACGATCGCCACCGGCTGATCGACCACGACCACAAGCTCAACGAGAAGATCGCCGACCTGCAGTACATCATCCAGCCGCAGTTCATCGCGATCGACGCGATCACCGCCGGCGAGGGTCGGATGCTGACGCCGACGCCGTTCGACCTGGGCCTGATCATCATGGGCAACAGCCAGGTCGCGTTCGACGCGGTGTGCGCGGCGATCATCGGCCTCGATCCGCGCTCGATCGACCACGTCCGCCTGGCCGAGGACAACGGTTTCGGCACCACCGACCTGGCCAAGATCAAGATCACCGGCGACGTCACCTTCGAGGAGGCCCGGGCCAAGGCCGCCGGCTTCAAGGTCGGCCTGATCCGGGTCGAGAAGTACTTCGAGGGCACCAGCATCACCGCCTACGCCGGGCCGCCGCCCGAGCCCGAGCACTCGGACTACTGCTGGGGCGGTTGCCCCGGCGCGATCGAGGAGGCGATCGAGATCCTGCGCGTCTACGACGCCGAGACCGACGCCAAGATGCCGCGCATGCACGTCGTGTTCGGCAAGTACGACGGGCCGATCGCCGCGGGCCCCGGCGAGAAGGTGATCTTCATCGGCGACTGCGCCGAGTGGTCGGGGCAGCTCCAAGGCAAGCTGGTGCAGATCCGCTCGAAGTACCAGGACCGCAGCACGCTCGATCCGCACCACGCCCACCACGACGACATCTTCGCCAAGCTCGCGACCACCACCGCCAAGACGGCCGCCACCCGCAACGACTCGCACATGCGGCTCGAGGGCTGCCCGGTCTCGGTGGCCGAGCAGGTGCTGGCGCTGGTGTCCGTGGGCGGCCTCAAGAACCCGTACACCGACCCGCGCCAGGTCTCGACCTTCGCCCGCGGCTACCTCGGCTGGCGCTCGCGCGTCTTCCTCAATCGCCTGCAGCGCAAGCACTACCAGGAGAACGGGTCGTTCGCGGCCCGGGGCCAGGCCGCGCCCGAGATGGCGCGCACGACCGGCAAGCCCTGA